In the genome of Camarhynchus parvulus unplaced genomic scaffold, STF_HiC, whole genome shotgun sequence, one region contains:
- the EPHB4 gene encoding LOW QUALITY PROTEIN: ephrin type-B receptor 4 (The sequence of the model RefSeq protein was modified relative to this genomic sequence to represent the inferred CDS: inserted 2 bases in 1 codon): MGLWLLWLWVPLGLAEEETLLDTRLETSDLRWTVHPPGEGQWEELSALDAELGGAVRTFEVCSGPAHGPAQNSWLRSRWVPRGAATTVMAEIRFTVMACDSLAAPPRTCKETFSVFYHESDADTAAATSPPWMENPYVKVDTVAAEHLARRRAAGXRVNRKVLRLGPLSRAGFYVAFQDLGACMALLGAPLLPPLPAAAARLARFPATVPAELVAPRGRRVRAGAVPAARGAPLMYCREDGRWAEPPALGCVCAVGMEPSEGTGCRPCPPETFKAEPGGGRCRPCPPQSEAPSPGAAGCRCRPGFYRAAGEGAPEPCSATRGLRAPAVSAAGLRPGVTYSFRVSARSGVSAPPGSPGSAPPEPPAAEINVTAGADVPPPVRDVVRVGGGAGGVTLAWPRPPPGPPGPPVLDWEVKVYEKVGGGEGPPQFVTVPRPRAELGGLRRGGLYGVRVRARSEGGYGDFGPETVVSASGSEGARGGPGGVVAGAAALGGLLVLALLGGALLGLRRWRLRAEKQRRDPNPGGAGGKLYIDPLTYEDPEVALRDFAQEIDVTCVTIEEVIGAGEFGEVWRGRLCLPGQPEAEVAVKTLKGGAGERQRREFLREAARMAQFLHPNVLRLRGVVSARSPAMIVTEFLMHGALDAFLRGREGTLSPLQLVAMLRGIAAGMRYLAEAGFVHRDLAARNILVDAHLVCKVSDFGLSRALDGDRDSDPTYTSSLGGKIPIRWTAPEAIAFRTFTSASDAWSYGIVMWEVLSFGERPYWDMSNQDVINAIEQDYRLSGTRSACPGVPRSRL, from the exons atggggctgtggctgtTGTGGCTCTGGGTCCCCCTGGGGCTGGCGGAGGAGG AGACGCTGCTGGACACGCGGCTGGAGACGAGCGACCTGCGCTGGACGGTGCACCcgcctggggagggacag TGGGAGGAGCTGAGCGCGCTGGACGCGGAGCTGGGCGGGGCCGTTCGCACCTTCGAGGTGTGCtcggg CCCCGCCCACGGCCCCGCCCAGAACAGCTGGCTCCGGTCGCGCTGGGTGCCCCGCGGCGCCGCCACCACCGTGATGGCGGAGATCCGGTTCACCGTCATGGCCTGCGACAGCCTCG cGGCGCCGCCCCGCACCTGCAAGGAGACCTTCTCGGTGTTCTACCACGAGTCGGACGCCGACACGGCGGCCGCCACGTCGCCGCCGTGGATGGAGAACCCGTACGTCAAGGTGGACACGGTGGCGGCCGAGCACCTGGCGCGCCGgcgggccgcggg ccgcgTGAACCGCAAGGTGCTGCGGCTGGGCCCGCTGAGCCGCGCCGGCTTCTACGTGGCCTTCCAGGACCTGGGCGCGTGCATGGCGCTGCTCGGTGCGCCTCTTCTTccgccgctgcccgcggccgccgcgcgCCTCGCGCGCTTCCCCGCCACCGTGCCCGCCGAGCTCGTGGCGCCCCGTGGCCGGCGAGTGCGTGCCGGCGCCGTGCCCGCCGCCCGCGGCGCGCCGCTGATGTACTGCCGGGAGGACGGGCGCTGGGCCGAGCCGCCTGCCCTGGGATGTGTCTGTGCGGTGGGGATGGAGCCGAGTGAAGGGACGGGGTGCCGGC cgtGTCCCCCCGAGACGTTCAAGGCGGAGCCGGGCGGGGGTCGCTGCCGGCCCTGCCCCCCCCAGAGCGAAGCCCCCTCCCCCGGGGCCGCCggctgccgctgccgccccgGCTTCTACCGGGCCGCGGGCGAGGGAGCGCCGGAGCCCTGCTCCGCTACGCGg GGGCTGCGCGCGCCCGCGGTCAGCGCGGCCGGGCTGCGGCCCGGGGTCACCTACAGCTTCCGGGTCAGCGCGCGCAGCGGCGTCAGCGCGCCGCCGGGGTCACCGGGGTCAgcgccccccgagccccccgcgGCCGAGATCAACGTCACCGCCGGGGCTGACG TGCCGCCGCCCGTGCGGGACGTGGTGCGCgtggggggcggggccgggggcgtCACCCTggcctggccccgccccccgccgggcccccccggcccccccgtGCTCGACTGGGAGGTGAAGGTGTACGAGAAg GtggggggcggggaggggccCCCCCAGTTCGTGACGGTGCCGCGGCCGCGGGcggagctgggggggctgcgCCGGGGGGGGCTCTACGGGGTGCGGGTCCGAGCGCGCTCCGAGGGCGGCTACGGCGACTTCGGGCCCGAGACCGTGGTCAGCGCCTCGGGCAGCG AGGGCGCccggggggggcccgggggggtcGTGGCCGGAGCCGCCGCCCTGGGGGGGCTCCTGGTGCTGGCGCTGCTGGggggggccctgctggggctcag GCGTTGGCGGCTCCGGGCGGAGAAACAGCGACGAGACCCCAACCCCGGGGGGGCTG GTGGGAAGCTCTACATCGACCCCCTGACCTACGAGGACCCCGAGGTGGCCCTGAGGGACTTCGCGCAGGAGATCGACGTCACCTGCGTCACCATCGAGGAGGTCATCGGCGCAG GTGAGTTCGGGGAGGTGTGGCGCGGGCGGCTGTGCCTGCCGGGCCAGCCCGAGGCCGAGGTGGCCGTGAAGACGCTCAAGGGCGGCGCGGGCGAGCGGCAGCGCCGGGAGTTCCTGCGCGAGGCGGCGCGCATGGCGCAGTTCCTGCACCCCAACGTGCTGCGGCTGCGCGGCGTCGTCAGCGCGCGGAGCCCGGCCATGATCGTCACCGAGTTCCTCATGCACGGCGCGCTGGACGCCTTCCTCAgg GGCCGGGAGGGGACGCTGTCCCCGCTGCAGCTGGTGGCCATGCTGCGCGGCATCGCGGCCGGGATGCGCTACCTGGCCGAGGCCGGCTTCGTGCACCGCGACCTGGCCGCCAGGAAC ATCCTGGTGGACGCGCACCTGGTCTGCAAG GTGTCCGACTTTGGGCTGTCGCGGGCGCtggacggggacagggacagcgacCCCACCTACACCAGCTCCCTG ggcgggAAGATCCCGATCCGCTGGACGGCGCCCGAGGCCATCGCGTTCCGCACGTTCACCTCGGCCAGCGACGCCTGGAGCTACGGGATCGTCATGTGGGAGGTGCTGAGCTTCGGGGAGCGGCCCTACTGGGACATGTCCAACCAGG ACGTGATCAACGCCATCGAGCAGGATTACCGGCTCTCCGGCACCCGCAGCGCCTGCCCG GGGGTCCCCAGGTCACGGCTCTGA